The genome window AAAGGATTCTGAAATATGTGTAGATAAGGATGAGCCAAACAATAACCAGAAATACAATGTTGGATATAGTTCTCTTCTTTTCTAGCTCAGGAGGTCTGAAGGTTGTTTTCAAAAGGCAGAAGACTCTTGAATGAAAGAAATCTCTGGATTCTGTGGCCAAGATGGTGAATAAATCTGGCAGAATTGTAAGTGAACTTAGCATCCATATCACTGTGATCACAACGGTTACATTTTTGACTGTACAGATCTGTGAGTGCTGGAGAGGGAAGCATATGGCAACATAACACTCTACTGCCATCACAGCGAGGGTCATTGGAGTGTTAAGGCTGGAAATGACAGCAATCACTAgcaaaataatacagaagaaCACTTGAAGAGTGAAAATGGCATAACTGAGAACTTGAAGGAGGGTGAACATGATGAGCAGGAGGATATCATTGATTACCAGATGAATGTACAGGATGTAACGAGGATTTGTGTTGAAAACCTGAAGAGAAGGACAGGATTTAGAACATGAAAGGTGAATTATCCCACTAAACATTGAACGGTGGATAAAAAACAACTGCTCCAGTGACCAAACTTGGACGTCCAAAAAATCACTTAAAAGACGTCACTCCAACGTCTCTTTGCGCGATGGAATGTTCACCGTGCAGAATATATCACATTCTGTCGTCTAGTATGTAGTTCTAAATGGATGTAATAAATAGATGCAAAATTTATGAGCAGGATACAGACCTCATGTTTTTTGAATGTGTGCAGCAAGGTGCCGTTGACATAGATGATGGCGATACAGAGGACCACAGTTATCACATTCTTGACAATAGCTATGTTTAACGGGTCCCGATACGTAACTGTTGTCAAATTCATGGCAGCATTTGAAAGGTTCATGAGTTGGCCAAAAAACCTGTAGACATCATTGATTGTTATGGCAGGTTGTAACACAGAcggtgttaactttaaaaacacGGCAAAGTTTTGATATCTATGAGCATCCCTTATCTGATCAATAATAATCTTAGAAATCTTAAATATTCTGCAACACTATTACACCAACCATAAAACACCATATCCAAGCATCAAAAGTAATTCATTTTGCTTAAGCCAATAATTTACATTtcagaaaatgcattttctgcAATGTAATCCaccataaattatttattctcatcaATTTTATAAAGTTCAAAAACCTTTCTGCTCCAGTTTACAACAAACTATGCTTTTCTGCACTAAACTCTGCTTTAGTTAAGTGTGAACTGcaataagacattttcattaaagaaaaaactccAAGTTTGACCTATAACATTAACTTAGTCACAACGAGCTGGATAATAGTAGCATTCTCATTCAAAGTAGTAACTTAAATCATAGTTGATAATTGCGCCTGGTTGTGTTACAATCAGAGTTATTATATAGCTgatcacataaaataaaatatactacACTAAATGATTCAATACAATACAAATCTCAAAGAATATATAAATTGTTTTTATAAACAACCCCACCCACCAAAGAATAGGTGCTCACCTGGTTATGGTTGACTTCTGTCTTGTAGCACTTGCCAGTGATTGATAATTTATAATAGTGGTTATATGCAAATGGCGTCaggtgtgtctctgtgtgagagagagggagatatCCCCTCCCCCAGGAGTGCTCGTACCCGTTAGTGCATGCACGTGTGTATTAGGCACTTTTGCTAGCTCACGAAGAAGAGACAAGAATCACTGCAAATGTGTCAATATCATGCTTTGTCTTATGGTCCATCTCCTTAGGTTGACATGACACCAACACATGGTCTAGTGTCTTTGTTTAAAGTTTGAAAAGTCAGAGGATATTGTCAGCATTTAGGCTACAACATCCACTAACCCCAGCTCTCCTGCTAACCTGAAACAGCTCTTTGTATTATATGTGTATCCCTGCCCTAGGCCATGTGCGTGCATTAAAGGACTCCATTCAAAAGGCCTGCTCATTAAGGGTGTTAATACCcattattttttgtcttttacatCAGTATGACAAAACATAGATAGATTTTCTTTAGAACATGCAAATATAACTGAAATaacaagggaaaaaagaaaaaacaaaatatataaaaaatgaagtttcatgtatatatctatgtcTATACAATGTGTGTGCTCGAAAAGGAGTAGGATTACATTTTTCCTGTTCCTACCCCCTTATTTCAAATTTCATTACTTACAGATCAATATTCAGAATTTGACATTAAATGATCCATACATGATTAACTATATACAAGTCTACGCTCATATacaacacatgaacacacacatataaaacattttcacttaaaccaaaacaacaacaaactacaTTGTTACATAACCTAGGCACCCTGTGGTTAACACTAGGGTTGGACGATATATAAAAATTTTCCAACCGACAATTGTCAGTCCAATAATGAACGTTGGGCAAAATATATATTCGCGCatgcacagactttttgatgggCGGAGCCATGCAATCATGCATGGACTGATTTGCGTGTTCACAACTCAGAAGTCCAAGCACATCTTTGCAGGAGGTCTCCTCTCTACAGGAGCTCACTCCAATATCTTTAGGGGAGAGATATTGGAGAAGTGGAGAATGACTCAAactgggtgtctattgtcttgtgcagTCTGGGAGAAgattggatgatggggtgggtgcagttttctctgcggtggggtcgggtgggctgccccggactctgtggggcggggtggtgctgctgctgtgggccccggtctggatgggcctagGCCACATTGccctggtgggttccagagtgtTGGGGTACCtcctggggtcagcgggggagctggccccagggaggggccacttgcccctccctttcttccctccccatcctcagctgcctccttcttcccgctccaccacacccacacacacaactgcACCTCAAGCAGGTGAGACACCTGCTTGGGGTGCAGGTGTGTGACCAGGATGCAGGGGAGCcactccccctctgtccccttctggctgcctgtgcctAAATTTTATTCCgcaacctagacatccacattactcacactctcataacacatacatatagagacttgggggtgggcacgttaTACAGCGTCCAGAGGATGGTCTGTGTATTCAAACCaacctctggcgctggtgccctatcctcaattttaaatgcatatagaCACTGAGGCTTTTCAGGaggagccgtgctgctctctggcaggaagCACCATGCcctcctgtgttttaaatgcactttagaacagcacacagcaaaaCTATGTATgagcgggcggagggaggtttgggccTTCACTCACCCCCGTTCTGTTAACCGtcggggctgggaggaggtgctggccgtccgattggggtctgggatgcggggtctccctgctactgcagataaggaggcgGTCTGCTTTCCTCCACTCCAGAGAGAAAGGTTACATCTCCCGGGTCTGGGTATGATTTGCCCCTCTGGGGGCTGGGGTACCAGGGCCTGGGacatagagtatgtttggggagtgtgaatgtgtgtacagtgtctatttgtgtctgtctccacatcgggtgagtgttgagtatttgtttgtgtatatgggagtgggaatgcatgtttgtgtctgtgtgcacctGTTCATCTGTGTTTATATGACagcttgggtcttagactcaagCTGTCAGCGTTTGACATGATATGTTGGCGCATGTGTTGTGTCTGTGTATATTAGTTTTAaagcatgagtgtgtgtgtgtaaactacAGTGCTATTTATTTAGAGACAGATAACATGAGCATGTGACTGCTGATCATCCAAACCTCCCCCCTCCAAACTCTGTGTCTTTAGCTCTCTTCCACTAGTACGTATTTGGCTTCACTCAAAGTGACTCAACTCATCTATTACAATTGTGTACCACTTAATACGTGTGGTGTTGTTATAGCAATGTGGCTGAAAGTCTGTGACATCATTTGTACGCAATACAAATGCCACAACAAAGGAGGATGTCGAGGTGATGGTATACCTGCTGCTCGGTGTATGGCATGTTGTTTTCTGTGCAGACATTTCCCTTAATGGCTGCACCAATGGTTTTAAAAATAGCGGTTTGGATTTTTGTGAAGGAGACACCGTTATGACTCATTGAGTGCCACCACTAGCCGATTGGTGGCATACAGTCGgttgacatcacattttgctTGGAACCCTGACGGAGTAATTACCTGGTACCAGGAactatcacctaatggaaaGCACTAAAAACGTAGTCAAGCCAAGCTAAAATAAGCAGGTACAAGTGGAAAAGGCCTATAAAGTGCAGATAAAATTGAGAGGCAGACAATAGCCCCAACCACAAATCTCTGGCTAACACACCTGCTCCTGCAGGTCCTATTTCTATAGTGATGTACTGAGAACCGTAATCACTATAGGGTAATTAAAAAGGAGGGGCAGGTCACCGCGCAGCAGCTGTTTGAGTGATGTGGGGGGAGGGTCAGGATGCAAAGGCTAGGAGCCAGCTGCAATTCATGGTTTGTTTTTATACCACTGTGTATTTAATCATTCTTTGTTAATTTTTGTCTCGTTTCCAGTGTGTTTTTAGTCCTGtctcctgctcctcctgccaCCTCTCTTCATTTCCTTTCATATGATGTAGCACTTGATTACATACTCCCTCCCTTTTGGGGAAAGAGTAATCTGGCCTTTAGCAGGTCTTTAAAATAAGCAAATGCAATCTGACATCAGCCATCTACTGGTCGTAgtagatggctgcccctccctgaatctgctggaggttttgtttaaagggagttcttccttcccagtGTCACCAGGTGGTTGCTAACAGGCTGCCATCTATTTGTTGgtgatttttctctgttttattgtaGGGTTGCAATCTTGTAATAAAAAGCAGCTTGAGGTGTCGTtgctttgtctgtttttatataaacaaatatatttagCAGCATTTTGTCAAttcaataaaatgttatttatatagttgCAAAAGACAACCAAAATTGCATCAAGGCATTTTATGCTGTAAAGTAAagaacctacaataatacatcagtaagcatgtatttatttattttttacacactgcttctgcatattggcataataaaaaacaacaactaacaACAATATGTCACGCTGTTTTCATGTCAGATTGCATTTGCTTATTTTAAAGACCTGCTAAAGGCCAGATTACTCTTTCCCCAAAAGGGAGGGAGTATGTAATCAAGTGCTACATCATATGAAAGGAAATGAAGAGAGGTGTTCatcacacattttatttttccaataCAACGCCCTACAACTTCTCAATGACTGCATAATGTTTCGCAAaatcacacactgcatgtgtgtATCTTAAGTATTTAAAGCTTATAGAAACCAAAGATTTAAGCCAGTTATGCTCCAATCAAATGGGTAAAGATATAAAATACACCTTTTAGTATCTGCTTCAAGGTCAGAGATCAAACATCACACAGTCACACAATTAGGAAAACACTAGTTTCCACTGGATCATCTCCAAACTTTAAAGCAGTATATTAGGCATTGTGAGACAAAGGAACTTTCTTTGAgcttttcaaaacattttttaatacacCATTATATGATTCATAATGACACTAAACTATACTACATTATGAACTACAATATAGATAATGCTGACATCAAcacaagaagaacaaaaacaatgcaGATGAGATTTTGGGGGATTTCCATATTACCACTGCTGACATCAGCATTAGTTTTAGTATCGCCTGTTACTTACATATCATGTTTTGatacataaaaccttagaactgaaggaggatgctctttttttaaagtggacAAATATTTGCCAAAGAGTTAAAACAGTACATTATCACTAGTAACAGTaacgtttttttctttcttttttttgttgcttttttaaaaaaaattttttttacttaattcAGATTCTATACAACTCGACTAATAAGAGGAAGGGTAATGTGTGATTTTCAAGACTGATGGTGATACCTATGTCTGAGCATTTAAAAATCCAACATATCAACtaatatttgggtttttttctggaACACAATGTGCACCCAATGCATGTCCAGAGGATGAAATCTAGTTAACCTGATGATTAATTAATGTTTTTTACCAATACACCTTTCTAGCTGCCCTCTGCTAGATCAAGAATATTACAATCTAAAATCGGTCTCGTTACCCATTTTCATGGTACACAACAGATACTTTTTTAAATACTGTTTAAATGTCTTGTCTCGTAACCCATACACAATAGGGCTAACAAACCTGGGAACAATGTAGATTATGATataggaaataaaaacaactattaGAGGCTGTTTAGGGAACCAGCGCACCAGAGCCTGCATTAATGCAGTTGCTATATAGGTTAGCATAGACAACAGAAGCTGAAAGCCGTGGAGCAGGATTGTGTTTCTCGCCTTCTTCGACTCTCGCTTGGCTGATTTAGCTTTGTTAGCAGCAAAAAATATCCTGAAGTATGTGTACATGAAGGTGAGCAAAACTACAATTAGGAAAATTAAATATGAaacctctttcttttttacaatgATTGGATGCCGGAATAAGTTATCTCTCTCACATTGTATTGTGGAATAAAATAACTCCACTGGCTCTGTTGCCAGAATAATAACGATGTCGGACAAAGCTGAGACTGCACTCATGGCCCAGATCCAACCTATAGCCACGTATGTTCTTTTGGTGGTGCAGTACTCAGCGTGTTGCAGTGGTAAACAAATAGCAATGTAGCACTCTAGTGCCATGAGAGCTAAATTTATTGGAGTATTGAAGGTGGTGAAGATAGCCAAAGTGATAAGGAAGCAACAGAATGCAACATTAATTTGATAAAAGATATAAGTGAAAACAAATAGACTAATTGAAGAAGTGAGCTGGATCGTGTCATTCACCACCAGGTGGATGAACAGGATGTAACGAGGattcaaataaaatatctgAAAGACATGAAACACCTCATCTCACTTTTATTACtttaatacatatatatttctTGTGTTAGCAATATTTAGGTATATTTTTTCAATAatgataattaaataaaaacaacaataacaataaatactGACCTGGTGTTTTCTGAAGGTGTGTATCAGTGTACCGTTAATATAGTTGATGGTAAAGCCGAGAGCCAGAACGATGACATTTTTGGCCACGGCTACACTTGGCGAATCGCGATACTTCAGACTGCTCGACGCATTGAGGGCATAAGATGAGGAATTCATAGAGATGCTTTTTCGGGATCCTTACAAAAGAGTAAAAGtaagtcacacacattcatccaTCCAAATAATTGAATTCAGATGttccatggccacaggtgtataaaatcaagcatctAGGCATGCCGTCTGCTTCTACCAACATTTGTAAATCAATGGGTTGCTTTCAGGAGCTCAGTAAATTCCAGCTTGATACCATGATAAgatgccacctgtgcaacaaaCCCATTGGTGAAATTTCCTCagtactaaatattccacaatcAACTGTTAGTGGtgttataacaaagtggaagtgacTGGGAAtaacagcaactcagccacaaaGTCATGTAAAATTACAGAGAGGCATCCGGGGGTGCTGAGGTGCTTAGTGAGCGATGCTGAGTGAGCAAAGGTCACTAACCTTCTGCACAGTCGGCTGCTACAGACCTCATGTGGCATTCAGATTAGCTCAAAAACAGTGTGTAGAGAGCTTCATGCAGTGGATTTCTATGACTGAGCAACTGCATCCAAACCTTACACCTTCAAGTGCAATGCGAAGGGTTGGATGCAGTGATGTAAAGCACAACATTCATTTTACTTGAAGCAAAACAATGATCCTAAATACACAGCTAGGAAACGCTCAACTgtttcagagaaagaaaataaaagttgtaGAGTGGCCCAGCCAGTCTCCAACTGAAACTCTGGAAAGAACTCAAGCTCAGAGTACATAGAAGGGGTCACACAACCTTCAGGATTTGAAGACTGTGTGGAAAAAACTGGGCCAAAATCAGACGTGAGCAATGCATGCGACTAGTTTCTCCATTACAGGAGGCGTCTTGAAGCCGTCGTCACCAACAAAGGCTTTTGTATGAAGGATGAAATACATTTCAGTAAGCGTTTTCAATTATTTTTCCCTGtgtcatttttaattattacaCATAATTTATGGACATCTATGGTTTGATTCCTTTGCTTGTGTGGATTGGGTGGGTTGTGACTGACATCTGGTGGGAAATTCATGTCAATAgcacctttagaaatatatttacttaaATTAGTGACATGTTCAGTCCTTACCCACTGTATGCTTAATTAATAAGCTAAAAAATACTAGTTACAAATGAGCTGCTTTGCTCAAGCTTTATGCATTAAAGAATCCTAAATACTGCACTATAATGAACTGATAGCAGcgacaaagacaaaaaacttTCCTACCTTAGACAGACCACTTCAGTCTCCACTTTGACCAGTTAGGAAACTGATGTGGAAATAatttgtctttatattaaggaGTTTGATGCATGACTCCTGTTAAAGGTTAGAAATGATGTCACTGATACTGTTTCTCCTCATTGGTTAAACTTtggcatctttttttaaaaaacatttctgttcTGTAAACTAATACCAACCCCTGTTATatcactaaaaaaatatatctaacatgaaaaaaaaaaacaagaagacaaaaagacattttcatttattGACAGTTAAAAA of Maylandia zebra isolate NMK-2024a linkage group LG5, Mzebra_GT3a, whole genome shotgun sequence contains these proteins:
- the LOC112430936 gene encoding odorant receptor 131-2-like, which translates into the protein MNLTTVTYRDPLNIAIVKNVITVVLCIAIIYVNGTLLHTFKKHEVFNTNPRYILYIHLVINDILLLIMFTLLQVLSYAIFTLQVFFCIILLVIAVISSLNTPMTLAVMAVECYVAICFPLQHSQICTVKNVTVVITVIWMLSSLTILPDLFTILATESRDFFHSRVFCLLKTTFRPPELEKKRTISNIVFLVIVWLILIYTYFRILFAAQAAAANARKARNTVLLHGFQLLLCMLTYMHDLLLNGLIALFPSGALTIRYTVSILIHVLPRIISPVVYGIRDKMFRKYLKKYLFHTKNANAFVHR
- the LOC112434857 gene encoding odorant receptor 131-2-like, with protein sequence MNSSSYALNASSSLKYRDSPSVAVAKNVIVLALGFTINYINGTLIHTFRKHQIFYLNPRYILFIHLVVNDTIQLTSSISLFVFTYIFYQINVAFCCFLITLAIFTTFNTPINLALMALECYIAICLPLQHAEYCTTKRTYVAIGWIWAMSAVSALSDIVIILATEPVELFYSTIQCERDNLFRHPIIVKKKEVSYLIFLIVVLLTFMYTYFRIFFAANKAKSAKRESKKARNTILLHGFQLLLSMLTYIATALMQALVRWFPKQPLIVVFISYIIIYIVPRFVSPIVYGLRDKTFKQYLKKYLLCTMKMGNETDFRL